From the Perca flavescens isolate YP-PL-M2 chromosome 21, PFLA_1.0, whole genome shotgun sequence genome, one window contains:
- the uqcc4 gene encoding ubiquinol-cytochrome c reductase complex assembly factor 4 isoform X1, with protein sequence MSTTTGRFFTSLTRIAFRRGIVIHKANVTPTVSRLNGVRFLTLTSQRLAESKDGNKEVNNEPIKFSTSKASHRTWKVDRSMGSQFQRPWWKVLPVSLIFTSFLLWCALRGETNIDVQLERELYEQLPGLLSDEEQDKAQDE encoded by the exons ATGTCTACAACAACAGGACGATTTTTCACCAGCCTGACACGCATTGCTTTTAGGCGAGGGATAGTGATTCATAAAGCTAACGTTACACCGACTGTGAG CAGACTGAACGGTGTGCGGTTCCTAACTCTGACCTCTCAGAGGTTAGCGGAGTCCAAAGATGGCAATAAAGAGGTGAACAATGAACCTATCAAGTTCTCCACCAGTAAAGCCAGTCACCGAACCTGGAAAGTTGACCGCTCCATGGGGAGCCAGTTTCAGCGGCCCTGGTGGAAGGTCCTCCCCGTCAGCCTGATATTCACCAGCTTTCTGCTGTGGTGTGCACTGAGAGGGGAGACCAACATTGATGTACAGCTGGAGAGGGAGCTCTATGAGCAGTTACCGGGCTTGCTTTCAGACGAGGAACAGGATAAAGCCCAAGATGAATAA
- the uqcc4 gene encoding ubiquinol-cytochrome c reductase complex assembly factor 4 isoform X2 — protein MSTTTGRFFTSLTRIAFRRGIVIHKANVTPTVRLNGVRFLTLTSQRLAESKDGNKEVNNEPIKFSTSKASHRTWKVDRSMGSQFQRPWWKVLPVSLIFTSFLLWCALRGETNIDVQLERELYEQLPGLLSDEEQDKAQDE, from the exons ATGTCTACAACAACAGGACGATTTTTCACCAGCCTGACACGCATTGCTTTTAGGCGAGGGATAGTGATTCATAAAGCTAACGTTACACCGACTGTGAG ACTGAACGGTGTGCGGTTCCTAACTCTGACCTCTCAGAGGTTAGCGGAGTCCAAAGATGGCAATAAAGAGGTGAACAATGAACCTATCAAGTTCTCCACCAGTAAAGCCAGTCACCGAACCTGGAAAGTTGACCGCTCCATGGGGAGCCAGTTTCAGCGGCCCTGGTGGAAGGTCCTCCCCGTCAGCCTGATATTCACCAGCTTTCTGCTGTGGTGTGCACTGAGAGGGGAGACCAACATTGATGTACAGCTGGAGAGGGAGCTCTATGAGCAGTTACCGGGCTTGCTTTCAGACGAGGAACAGGATAAAGCCCAAGATGAATAA